In Acidobacteriota bacterium, the DNA window GTGATCGAGCAGAATATCGATGGCCTCGGTTGAGCCGTGTCTGCCGGTCACGCCGAGGTAGGTTTTCTCGCCGTCGTCGTGGAACTCGGGTACGAGTTGGCTTTGCCAGATCTCGACCGAGAACAGGTCACGACTACGTCTAGCCGGGCGGTTGATGACCCAACCGGAAAACGCCCGCGAGGCCTCAATAACGTCCTGTTCCGTGTAGTTACCGCGGCCGATAGTGAAGAGTTCCATGACTTCGCGGCCGTAGTTTTCGTTGATAGAGCCGGCGCGGTTCTCGACTCCGTCGAGGAACATCAGCATTGCAGGGTCGATGGTGATTGCGTGGAGTAGGTCGGCGAAACTGCCGAGGGCGAGATCTCTGACGAGCAGGTGCTGTTGCAACATCAACCAACCGACATTCACCTTGCGCGCCCCGGTTGCGAAGTGGTCATGCCAAAACCAAGCCATGCGCTCCTCGAGCGGGTCACGACCGGACGTGAGCTCGGCGAACAAATACCGTAAGGGGGCCTGGCGCTGCTCGCGAGTCTTGGCTTGTTCGAATGTTTGGGGGGCGTCTACTTCGGGGGTGTGGCGGACAGGGCGTGATCGGTCGAGCAGCCCATCAATTGCCGCTTGCGGGTCTGAGTACCCGCCGAGCTCCGCTCCGCCGCTGCCGACACCTATCCGCCGCATGACATGGCTGATTTGTTCGTTTTTGCTTGCCATACTTGTCTCGGCGTTGTTCGTGGGAGACGGCCGCTCCGCACTTGACCTGTTCGATCTTGTCGCCCAAGGGAGGAGGGTCCGTGACGGAGTGTCGCGACAATGTGCGGTGCGGCCGTCTCCGGTTGCGTTGTTGACAACAGTGTGGCTCACACATGTACGAAGAGTGTGTGTGCGGTGTTGTTTGTGTATTTGCGACCCACCACGACTGGCGGGCTAAGGTCGTTGGCGCGCACAACGGAGGTCCAACATGAAATTAACGAGCTCGTCGTTCACCGATGGGGGGAAGATACCGCCAGCGC includes these proteins:
- a CDS encoding DUF1800 domain-containing protein is translated as MASKNEQISHVMRRIGVGSGGAELGGYSDPQAAIDGLLDRSRPVRHTPEVDAPQTFEQAKTREQRQAPLRYLFAELTSGRDPLEERMAWFWHDHFATGARKVNVGWLMLQQHLLVRDLALGSFADLLHAITIDPAMLMFLDGVENRAGSINENYGREVMELFTIGRGNYTEQDVIEASRAFSGWVINRPARRSRDLFSVEIWQSQLVPEFHDDGEKTYLGVTGRHGSTEAIDILLDHPMTARNITQKLYRELVGAWPSTATLDRLSDDFATDYEILPLVTAIVTSAEFLDDDVIGIKIRTPFEAAVGILQGFGEGVELRFLARSLERVNYLPFSPPNVAGFLGGDALLNPFALVHAFDLAGVATDIRGDLSSADILGRLGLFDISSNTISVLDNAPDATTRLALAINSPEYHLT